DNA from Yamadazyma tenuis chromosome 5, complete sequence:
AAAATTTAAAGAAAAGCTTCAGAGTCCTATGGAGAAGTTTTTCATTCGGTTGACATGTGATAAAGCTGTTGTTAGAAACAACTACTTCCTCCAAACCGACGAAGAACTCGGGTGGTCTAGTTCCATTGGAGACgaatttggtgaaaaagtAGGCTGGTATACTGCTGATGAAGCCAATGATATTTCCAAAATCCACTTAAGATCTGAGCGACAAAGTTTAAGAAGGCTTCCCAAGTCCGGTGCTATAGTTTTCACCGTCAGAACATACTTCATTCCCATTTCCAAGCTAGTGGAGGAACCGTATATTCCAAGACGTCTTTTGAACGGGATTCAAAGCTGGGAAGAAGATGTACAAGAGTATCGTGGTTACACTAAATTCAAGGATATCTTGTTGCCGTACTTGGAACAAAAAGCCGAGGCTCAAGAGAAGTTGGGATATCTTCCTGAAAAGGAGACCAATGCATTCCCGTTCTAGGATTTGATAGGTAGAAAAATAGACATAGATAATAGTGATTGTAGGAACAAGAATGAAAAATTATCTAGAGCACGACGGAAGTGCTATAACTTTCTTGCTGCGACAGCCAATGTTTACACAAATTATTCCTTATCCATATATTAATACATAATCATAATATACAATCCGCCAACAAGAGACTTAAGCTCTTTCACCTCTCAATCTTCTGGCCAATTGAATGTCCTTCTTTTGAATGGTAACTCTCTTGGCGTGGATGGCACACAAGTTAgtgtcttcaaacaaagaaaccaagtaAGCTTCAACGGATTCTTGTAAAGCACCAATAGCAGAAGATTGAAATCTCAAGTCAgacttgaaatcttgaGCAATTTCTCTAACCAATCTTTGGAATGGCAACTTTCTGATCAAAAGTTCAGTAGACTTTTGGAATCTTCTGATTTCTCTCAAAGCAACGGTACCTGGCTTATATCTGTGAGGCTTCTTAACACCTCCAGTAGATGGAGCAGATTTTCTGGCAGCCTTAGAAGCTAATTGCTTTCTTGGGGCCTTACCACCAGTAGATTTTCTTGCGGTTTGTTTAGTTCTAGCCATGGTTAAATGTGTAGTACGACAGAAGTAGAAAAAGTTGAGGTGAGATTTCCTGATTTATATATGTGAAACCCTTGCACTTTCTGCTATTTGTTTATTTACCTTGTGTCATGCCTGCAGACATTTCCGCAAGGATGTTTTGCACCCACG
Protein-coding regions in this window:
- the HHT1_2 gene encoding histone H3.1 (EggNog:ENOG503P1RT; COG:B), coding for MARTKQTARKSTGGKAPRKQLASKAARKSAPSTGGVKKPHRYKPGTVALREIRRFQKSTELLIRKLPFQRLVREIAQDFKSDLRFQSSAIGALQESVEAYLVSLFEDTNLCAIHAKRVTIQKKDIQLARRLRGERA